A section of the Candidatus Omnitrophota bacterium genome encodes:
- a CDS encoding sugar kinase encodes MSLLVLGTVALDSVRTPAGLRRKMLGGSAVHFSMSARLFTPVALVGVIGFDFPKEYIRLLRRKGINLDSLKRAKGKTFHWQGEYKGDMNSAITINTELGVLISSKPILAPEHRKIKNIFLANIDPDDQRLVLDLVHQAEFVGLDSMNYWIDNKKKSLLKVMKRVHLFVANEHEARSLTGEFNLIKAAKNLSSLGPEIIVIKKGEHGLIFYTSNFLFCLPAYPITGVVDPTGAGDTFAGALMGYLSSHKKNSSNIKKALCNAVVCASFNVEGFGLDVTKDLEASQLCRRIREFKKITSI; translated from the coding sequence ATGAGTTTATTAGTCTTAGGAACAGTAGCTTTAGATTCAGTGAGAACTCCAGCTGGGCTGCGCAGGAAAATGCTAGGTGGTTCAGCCGTGCATTTTTCAATGAGCGCCAGACTTTTTACGCCAGTAGCTCTGGTCGGGGTAATCGGTTTTGATTTTCCTAAGGAATATATCCGACTCTTACGCAGAAAGGGTATTAACTTAGATAGTCTTAAGAGGGCCAAAGGCAAGACATTCCACTGGCAGGGTGAGTATAAGGGTGATATGAATTCTGCCATTACTATTAATACTGAATTAGGCGTTCTTATTAGCTCAAAGCCAATACTTGCCCCCGAACATAGGAAGATAAAAAATATCTTCTTAGCTAATATTGATCCTGATGATCAAAGATTGGTTTTGGATTTAGTGCATCAGGCAGAATTTGTAGGCCTAGACAGTATGAATTACTGGATTGATAATAAAAAGAAGAGTCTGCTTAAGGTTATGAAAAGAGTGCATCTTTTCGTTGCCAACGAGCATGAGGCGCGTAGTTTAACCGGAGAATTCAATTTGATCAAGGCTGCTAAAAATTTATCCTCTCTAGGCCCTGAGATAATTGTAATAAAGAAAGGAGAGCACGGGCTTATTTTTTATACCTCGAATTTCCTTTTTTGCCTGCCGGCTTATCCTATAACTGGAGTTGTTGACCCTACTGGCGCTGGAGATACCTTTGCCGGCGCATTAATGGGCTACCTTAGTTCACACAAAAAAAACAGCTCTAACATTAAAAAGGCGCTCTGTAATGCTGTTGTCTGCGCCAGTTTTAATGTAGAGGGATTCGGTTTAGATGTAACGAAAGATCTAGAGGCATCTCAATTATGCAGACGCATCAGAGAGTTTAAAAAGATAACTTCGATATAG
- a CDS encoding PilZ domain-containing protein — translation MEIKIRTTKDTAILDLRGNLDVNASNFIEAIGEVLRQGFKKVICNFKDVDIIDYMGLSGLAIAYKNISNHDAVLKLSDVPTHIKSVFSLLLLDNVLEICGTEAEALKNFQYDDSFSKIESKKLRRRFKRLPINLKIKFRRKFSSSKDFLEGKIFNISAIGVFIYTKKTFELNDILRCRILLGAEKETIEFDARVVWLADKRLQPQIAPGMAVEFYKMPSRIQKKIVEFVDKNISHARDIDT, via the coding sequence ATGGAAATAAAGATTCGAACTACTAAGGATACAGCGATCTTAGACCTCAGGGGGAATTTAGATGTCAATGCCTCTAATTTTATTGAGGCAATCGGCGAGGTCTTGCGGCAGGGTTTTAAAAAGGTTATTTGTAATTTTAAGGATGTAGATATTATTGACTATATGGGACTTTCCGGATTAGCGATTGCTTACAAGAATATCAGTAACCACGATGCCGTCTTGAAGCTTTCTGATGTGCCGACCCATATAAAAAGCGTTTTTTCGCTTCTGTTATTGGATAATGTTTTAGAGATTTGCGGCACTGAAGCTGAGGCCCTGAAAAATTTTCAATATGATGATTCCTTTTCAAAGATAGAAAGTAAGAAACTGCGCAGAAGATTCAAACGCCTGCCAATAAATCTAAAAATAAAGTTTAGGCGCAAATTTAGCTCCTCTAAAGATTTTTTAGAAGGAAAGATATTCAACATTAGTGCCATAGGTGTTTTTATATACACAAAGAAGACTTTTGAGCTTAATGATATTTTGAGGTGTCGAATTCTACTGGGGGCAGAGAAAGAAACAATTGAATTTGATGCCAGAGTGGTTTGGCTTGCGGATAAAAGGCTGCAACCGCAGATTGCCCCTGGTATGGCAGTGGAATTTTACAAGATGCCCAGTAGGATTCAGAAAAAGATTGTCGAATTCGTTGATAAAAATATTTCCCACGCAAGAGACATTGATACTTGA